CAAACAATCTAACAAAAACATACTAAAAAAGGGGTCAGTGTCTTTTTTGGATTTATCTCAAGTTTTAAAAAGCTAATGGTAAAACACTTTTTTTTAAATACAACACTTTTAATAATCTTATTTGCAATACTGGCAATTCCCTTTATGCCTGCCAAATTAATAAAGTATTATTCGCAAAAAAATGTTCTTTCGGCAAACTCTAAAGAAGGAGTAAAAATCGAAAACGCGGGAGAGTTATCCAGAATAGTAGAGGTAAAAGCATTCCCCCAACAGTTCGCCTACTACGACAAAGTTTTTGAACTTAGAAACTTTTCAAACAAAAATACATTTTACGAAATAGAAAGTTTTGTGAAAAATGGATCTGCTAAAATAACTGCCAATTTTGGTAACGGAACAAATGAAATACTTCTTCATCCCAACGAAAAAACTTATATAGACATCACCGCGTTAGGAACAACGGAAAATATGGAACAGGTTAGAGTGTTTTTGGAAATATCAGCTAAAAATATACAGTAATAAAACCACGCAAATACCCCAGAGAATAGTGGCGCCCAAAAGAGGCTTATCTTTCAGCAGTACTCTTTCGGGAGACTCCGCCTCCTTCTTTTCATAAATTACATACAAGTAGCGCGCCACACCATAAATTACAATAGGAATTGTGAGCATCATCCATTTTGGACTTGAAAGAGAAGCGGGAAGAAACCTTTTTACAATGCCAAGAGATTCTTGGGGAGAGGTTTGAAATGTAAAAAGCGAGTAGCTTATTATGGCAAAACTCGCTGAAGTGGATATCATAGAATCCAGCAAAGAGTCGGGATAATGGGCTAATGTTTTTCTCGTTTCAAGCGATAGCCCGCTTGCGTTTAATATAGTTCTTTCGGACCTGCGTTTGCCAAAGGAAAGAAGCATCGCAAGACCTATTGTGGCAAGCACTATCCAAGAAGATATGGAAACGCCTGCGGCAAAACCTCCCGCCAACACTCTAAATATAAAACCAAGCGACACCGCCAAAGCGTCTAGAATTATTACATTTCTCAATTTGTAAGTATAAATAATTTGTAAAGAAAGGTAAGAAAAACATATAAAAAAGAAAAACGGATTTATTAAAAGCGCCATTAATAATGACACGGATAAGAAAATTATTGAGGACATTCTTGCCAAAGCTACCGACAGTTTCCCGGAAGGAATAGGTCTGTTTTTTTTAATAGGATGCAATTTATCACTTGACGCGTCGTGGATGTCGTTAATTAAATAAGTAGCGGAGGAGAGGAGACAAAAAATTAAAAAAGCCAAAAAAGTTTTTAAAAATATTCCAGCGTCAAATAAATAGCCGGAGAAGGTTATAGCGGCAAAAAGGCTGATATTTTTAATCCATTGCCTAGGCCTCATTGCCCTAATAAGATGATATAAAGAGTTGTTAGTTTCCAAAAACATATCTTGATTTTAAATTATTTTATAATATTTTACCATTATATCTTTTCATCAAAAGCGCGTTGAAAACAACACTAACCGAAGAGAAAGCCATAGCTAAAGCGGCAATTGCTGGGTTTAAAAGCCAACCTGTGAATGGGTATAAGATACCTGCAGCAATAGGAATACCTACGATATTATAAAAGAAAGCCCAAAAAAGGTTTTGTTTAATTTTTTTGAGTGTGTATGCGCTCAAATCAATAGCGGAAATTACATCTCGTAAATCGTTTTTTATCAAAACTATATCTCCAGTTTCTATTGCTACATCTGTGCCAGAACCTAAAGCAATGCCCAAATTAGCTTGAGCTAAAGCAGGCGCATCATTTATTCCATCACCAACCATAGCCACAACCCGCCTTTGGCGAGAATTTTCAAACTTCCAATTCTCAATTTTCAATAAATTTTTAATGTTTAAATTTTCAATTTCTACACCTTCTTGAAGTAGCTTAATAACTCGAGCCTTATCTTGGGGCAAAACTTCTGCTATAACATAGTCAATACCAACTTGCTTAGCGATGGCTTGTCCCACTTTTTGATTATCTCCGGTAATTATTGCAACCTTTTTCCCCA
This genomic stretch from Patescibacteria group bacterium harbors:
- a CDS encoding decaprenyl-phosphate phosphoribosyltransferase, which produces MFLETNNSLYHLIRAMRPRQWIKNISLFAAITFSGYLFDAGIFLKTFLAFLIFCLLSSATYLINDIHDASSDKLHPIKKNRPIPSGKLSVALARMSSIIFLSVSLLMALLINPFFFFICFSYLSLQIIYTYKLRNVIILDALAVSLGFIFRVLAGGFAAGVSISSWIVLATIGLAMLLSFGKRRSERTILNASGLSLETRKTLAHYPDSLLDSMISTSASFAIISYSLFTFQTSPQESLGIVKRFLPASLSSPKWMMLTIPIVIYGVARYLYVIYEKKEAESPERVLLKDKPLLGATILWGICVVLLLYIFS